The following coding sequences are from one Humulus lupulus chromosome X, drHumLupu1.1, whole genome shotgun sequence window:
- the LOC133804077 gene encoding chromatin structure-remodeling complex protein BSH-like isoform X3, with product MMVSGHKLKDAFTCNPSVVFAKRTVKDLKLPPAFVTHIASSIQDMNNFGSDPEEFAKTFCKDLDCNSKCSFSKGKPNQQEGTPNRSHTNQVWQLTHMINLILYI from the exons ATGATGGTCAGTGGTCACAAGTTGAAAGACGCTTTCACTTGTAACCCTTCTG TTGTCTTTGCCAAAAGGACTGTCAAAGACTTGAAGCTCCCTCCTGCATTCGTTACCCATATTGCTTCCTCCATTCAG GACATGAACAACTTTGGGAGTGATCCCGAAGAGTTTGCCAAAACCTTCTGCAAAGATTTAG ATTGCAATTCGAAGTGTAGCTTCAGCAAGGGAAAGCCGAATCAGCAAGAAGGGACACCGAACCGATCACACACCAACCAG GTTTGGCAGTTGACACATATGATCAATCTAATACTCTACATTTAA
- the LOC133807388 gene encoding peroxisomal nicotinamide adenine dinucleotide carrier-like: MSNSNAVANGVAGAGGGIIAQIITYPLQTVNTRQQTERRAKRVSAPGATSPTPTASALVQILQVIKNEGWGGLYSGLKPSLFGTAASQGIYYYFYQVFKNKAESIANSRKNKGRGDGSVGMFSWLVVAALAGSLNVLFTNPIWVLVTRMQTHTQAERKIREERKESLLRELANSDQSSTTLTLLHDKMAELDSLKPTPYGTMHAAQEVYSEAGIRGFWKGIIPTLIMVCNPSIQFMIYETSLNRLKARGAASSKQGSNTTATALETFLLGAVAKLGATVSTYPLLVVKSRLQAKQEIGGSSSLRYSGTIDAIIKMIRYEGLSSFYKGMSTKIVQSVFAASLLFMIKEELVKAYVLMSYKSRVFLSSLRKIK, translated from the exons ATGTCAAACTCAAACGCAGTGGCGAATGGAGTAGCTGGAGCTGGAGGTGGTATTATTGCTCAGATTATTACTTATCCTCTTCAAACG gtcAATACGCGCCAACAAACTGAGAGAAGAGCCAAAAGGGTATCGGCCCCTGGAGCTACATCTCCCACTCCCACTGCCAGTGCCCTTGTTCAAATTCTCCAA GTTATAAAAAACGAAGGGTGGGGAGGACTTTACAGTGGTCTTAAACCTTCCTTGTTTGGAACAGCTGCTTCACAG GGAATATATTACTATTTTTACCAGGTTTTCAAGAACAAGGCAGAGTCTATTGCAAATTCCCGTAAAAACAAAGGCCGAGGGGATGGCAGCGTGGGCATGTTTTCATGGCTTGTGGTTGCAGCTCTTGCTGG TTCATTGAACGTATTGTTCACTAATCCTATATGGGTTCTCGTCACTCGTATGCAG ACACACACTCAAGCAGAACGGAAAATCAGGGAGGAAAGAAAAGAATCCCTGCTGAGGGAACTAGCTAATTCTGATCAAAGCAGCACTACTCTTACTCTGTTGCATGACAAAATGGCTGAGCTTGATTCTTTAAAACCGACTCCTTATGGAACTATGCACGCG GCTCAAGAGGTGTATAGCGAAGCAGGAATTCGTGGGTTCTGGAAAGGCATTATCCCAACGCTAATCATG GTGTGCAATCCATCAATCCAATTCATGATTTATGAGACCTCTTTAAACCGTCTAAAGGCAAGAGGTGCAGCTAGCAGCAAGCAGGGATCAAACACTACTGCAACTGCTTTGGAG ACTTTCTTATTGGGAGCCGTGGCCAAACTTGGAGCAACTGTGTCCACTTACCCCTTGTTAGTTGTCAAG TCAAGGCTGCAGGCTAAGCAGGAGATTGGAGGGAGTAGCTCCTTAAGATACTCAG GTACCATTGATGCAATAATCAAGATGATTAGATATGAAGGGTTGAGTAGCTTTTACAAAGGTATGAGTACAAAGATTGTGCAAAGTGTTTTTGCAGCTTCACTACTTTTTATGATCAAGGAGGAACTTGTCAAGGCTTACGTCTTAATGTCTTATAAGTCCCGTGTATTCCTATCCAGTTTGAGAAAGATAAAATAA
- the LOC133804079 gene encoding uncharacterized protein LOC133804079 — translation MASWKKTIASPFKKACTFFNNQPQQPSSRDPNKKSHQLQLQENESRATDLHGEVMACGYEDVQVMWSILDKSKSTPFKITSS, via the exons atggcATCTTGGAAAAAGACCATTGCATCTCCATTCAAGAAAGCTTGCACTTTCTTCAATAATCAACCACAGCAGCCCAGCAGCAGGGATCCTAATAAGAAGTCTCATCAGCTCCAACTCCAAG AAAACGAGAGCCGAGCGACGGATCTACATGGAGAAGTAATGGCATGCGGTTATGAAGATGTTCAAGTGATGTGGTCTATTCTCGACAAGTCCAAATCCACACCCTTCAAAATCACCTCTTCTTAA
- the LOC133804077 gene encoding chromatin structure-remodeling complex protein BSH-like isoform X4 codes for MMVSGHKLKDAFTCNPSVVFAKRTVKDLKLPPAFVTHIASSIQSQLADFRSCEGRDMYAGEKIVPIKDMNNFGSDPEEFAKTFCKDLGIQDPEVAVLLQFEV; via the exons ATGATGGTCAGTGGTCACAAGTTGAAAGACGCTTTCACTTGTAACCCTTCTG TTGTCTTTGCCAAAAGGACTGTCAAAGACTTGAAGCTCCCTCCTGCATTCGTTACCCATATTGCTTCCTCCATTCAG TCCCAGTTAGCTGACTTTAGGTCCTGTGAAGGTCGAGATATGTATGCTGGCGAGAAGATTGTTCCTATTAAG GACATGAACAACTTTGGGAGTGATCCCGAAGAGTTTGCCAAAACCTTCTGCAAAGATTTAGGTATTCAAGACCCTGAAGTTGCTGTCCT ATTGCAATTCGAAGTGTAG
- the LOC133804077 gene encoding chromatin structure-remodeling complex protein BSH-like isoform X2, whose protein sequence is MMVSGHKLKDAFTCNPSVVFAKRTVKDLKLPPAFVTHIASSIQSQLADFRSCEGRDMYAGEKIVPIKDMNNFGSDPEEFAKTFCKDLDCNSKCSFSKGKPNQQEGTPNRSHTNQGDHP, encoded by the exons ATGATGGTCAGTGGTCACAAGTTGAAAGACGCTTTCACTTGTAACCCTTCTG TTGTCTTTGCCAAAAGGACTGTCAAAGACTTGAAGCTCCCTCCTGCATTCGTTACCCATATTGCTTCCTCCATTCAG TCCCAGTTAGCTGACTTTAGGTCCTGTGAAGGTCGAGATATGTATGCTGGCGAGAAGATTGTTCCTATTAAG GACATGAACAACTTTGGGAGTGATCCCGAAGAGTTTGCCAAAACCTTCTGCAAAGATTTAG ATTGCAATTCGAAGTGTAGCTTCAGCAAGGGAAAGCCGAATCAGCAAGAAGGGACACCGAACCGATCACACACCAACCAG GGGGACCATCCTTGA
- the LOC133804077 gene encoding chromatin structure-remodeling complex protein BSH-like isoform X1: MMVSGHKLKDAFTCNPSVVFAKRTVKDLKLPPAFVTHIASSIQSQLADFRSCEGRDMYAGEKIVPIKDMNNFGSDPEEFAKTFCKDLDCNSKCSFSKGKPNQQEGTPNRSHTNQVWQLTHMINLILYI; encoded by the exons ATGATGGTCAGTGGTCACAAGTTGAAAGACGCTTTCACTTGTAACCCTTCTG TTGTCTTTGCCAAAAGGACTGTCAAAGACTTGAAGCTCCCTCCTGCATTCGTTACCCATATTGCTTCCTCCATTCAG TCCCAGTTAGCTGACTTTAGGTCCTGTGAAGGTCGAGATATGTATGCTGGCGAGAAGATTGTTCCTATTAAG GACATGAACAACTTTGGGAGTGATCCCGAAGAGTTTGCCAAAACCTTCTGCAAAGATTTAG ATTGCAATTCGAAGTGTAGCTTCAGCAAGGGAAAGCCGAATCAGCAAGAAGGGACACCGAACCGATCACACACCAACCAG GTTTGGCAGTTGACACATATGATCAATCTAATACTCTACATTTAA